CGCCCGCAGCAAGAAGAGCGACTCGTCCACGTCGGACATCTTCATCATCAACCTGGCCATCCTGGATGCCTACTTCTGCCTCATGTCCCCCATCGACATGGTCAACCGGATGGTCCTGGCCAGTGATGGCGTGTGGTACTTCCAGCGCTTCTCCTACGGGGTCAAAGACACCGCCCCTCTCTTCCTGGTGAGCGGTgggagggtggaaggagggatgagtggTTGAACAGATGGATGCATGGATGGAAGAGCACACGATGacatcaccccccctcctctccccaggtgtGCATCTGCATGGACCGCTATGTCGCCGTGGTCCACCCCGTCCTCTTCACCGGTATCCGCGACAACAAGATCCGCGCGGCCGTCTCCGTGGTGGCGTGGTGCCTCATCCTGGCGTACGGTCTCACCAAGAGCATCCTGGGAGTGATGAGCGTCAACGAGATCTTCAGCGGCCTCATCCTCTTCAGCTTCGCCCTCATGATCTTCTGCAACATTTCCGTCGTCTGGGCGCTGAGGCGCTCCGTGGCAGGCAAGGAGGTCATGCACCCCGTGAAGAAGAAAGCCCTGAAGATGGTGCTGACCCTCC
The genomic region above belongs to Hypomesus transpacificus isolate Combined female unplaced genomic scaffold, fHypTra1 scaffold_354, whole genome shotgun sequence and contains:
- the LOC124464513 gene encoding G-protein coupled receptor 35 encodes the protein MSYSNVTAVDPSLNSTALDTSGVRPLWYQLDICEPSPYAFVFYYSVKVINLAIGTPLNLMVMWQIARSKKSDSSTSDIFIINLAILDAYFCLMSPIDMVNRMVLASDGVWYFQRFSYGVKDTAPLFLVCICMDRYVAVVHPVLFTGIRDNKIRAAVSVVAWCLILAYGLTKSILGVMSVNEIFSGLILFSFALMIFCNISVVWALRRSVAGKEVMHPVKKKALKMVLTLLSIIVFNYLPPVALIPFYSYFTVAHFRCRVSPSVFSIMDLSSSIEPLLYVSKMDRPAWMGEGVCCGLFAPIKKPQEVKA